In a single window of the Papaver somniferum cultivar HN1 chromosome 8, ASM357369v1, whole genome shotgun sequence genome:
- the LOC113306058 gene encoding uncharacterized protein LOC113306058 yields MGEEIPRSLKDYMYPTRASQPSCIVLPETAGQFELKASTIHMLHVFRGVDAENPYHHVREFEEICGTLRFTQMPEESLKLRLFPFYLKEKAKSWLYSLQPESIRTWDDLTKEFFRKFFQNHKTATIHQSLDVGARTTVESMCNGLFIDKSADESWTFLIEVAEKTQQWESIREPRKTAPVADVHRIESDFEGNAKIASLARRVEALELQKNVKPYASTIRDHVEMSICAACNSSDHLVDSCPEIVAFQESRLEHANALYHKQENNPCSQTYNPGWRNHPRFSWSKGPVQGGTPGNTQGYSYPRNPQMQLYTQHPSEKIFSSIEESVGLLTQNLLQNQKTTDQCFTSLEIKIVQICDALDEREKGRFPSQPQQNTKGTFQSSISTCNETAHVVTTLRSGKVVDNNVGVPQTSESKSDSSLHATPQKTSIVENKFEHVCKSKNFTDVNVSLPTNIPVAPFPQRLVQQKKSTHFNEMLEMFKRVNINIPFLEAINQIPVYAKFLKDLCTQKRKLNLGLGELKPTPITLQLADRSVKVPRGVVEDVLIKVDKFYFPVDFIVLDTQPLQNHDCHIPVILGRPFLATSNAIINCRNGVLKLSFGNMNVELNVFNVSQQPMDLDDNDVHEINMIESLIQDSLSNTLSVDPLQACMENINLDLYDSEYISEVHSLLESVPHMDVTKWQTKVELLPLSDSKSVPSLVEPPKLELKPLPDTLKYAFLGSSNTFPVVISSALDI; encoded by the exons ATGGGTGAAGAAATACCCCGCagtctcaaggattacatgtacccgACAAGGGCAAGCCAGCCCTcttgcattgttttaccagaaacCGCTGGTCAGTTTGAGTTAAAGGCGAGCACAATACATATGCTCCATGTGTTTCgaggggttgatgctgaaaacccctaccaccacgtgagagagtTTGAAGAGATTTGTgggactctgcgtttcactcaaatgccgGAAGAGTCCCTGAAATTGAGACTGTTTCCTTTCTatttgaaggaaaaggccaagtctTGGTTATATTCCCTGCAGCCAgagtcaattaggacatgggatgatcttacgaaagaatttttcagaaagtTCTTCcaaaatcacaagactgcgaccatTCATCAAA gtctagatgttggCGCCCGAACAAcagttgagtcaatgtgcaatggttTATTTATTGACAAAAGTGCTGATGAGTCTTGgactttcctaattgaagttgctgaaaagaCTCAGcagtgggagtccattcgtgaacctaggaAGACTGCCCCTGTAGCTGATGTTcataggattgagtctgactttgagGGAAATGCGAAAATCGCATCGTTGGCAAGGAGAGTAGAAGCGCTAGAGTTGCAGAAGAATGTGAAACCTTATGCCAGTACTATCCGTGACCATGTCGAAATGTCTATTTGTGCTGCATGTAATAGTTCTGACCATCTAGTGGACAGTTGTCCAGAAATAGTTGCATTTCAGGAATCTAGACTTGAACATGCCAATGCGTTGTATCATAAGCAAGAGAATAATCCCTGTTCTCAGACTTACAACCCAgggtggagaaaccaccctagaTTTTCATGGTCCAAGGGCCCTGTACAAGGGGGTACACCAGGAAACACACAAGGATATTCATACCCTAGAAACCCCCAAATGCAGTTGTACACACAACACCCTTCTGAGAAAATTTTTTCTAGCATTGAAGAAAGTGTCGGTCTGTTGACCCAAAATCTTTTGCAAAATCAGAAGACCACTGACCAATGTTTTACTAGTCTAGAAATTAAGATAGTTCAGATCTGTGATGCGCTTGATGAAAGGGAAAAGGGTAGGTTCCCAAGTCAGCCTCAACAAAACACGAAAGGCACATTTCAGTCAAGTATATCTACTTGTAATGAGACTGCACATGTTGTCACCACTCTTCGTAGTGGTAAAGTTGTTGATAACAACGTAGGCGTACCACAGACCAGTGAGTCTAAGTCAGACTCATCATTGCATGCAACGCCACAGAAAACATCTATTGTAGAAAATAAATTTGAGCatgtttgtaaatctaaaaattttactGATGTTAATGTTTCTTTACCAACTAAtattcctgttgctccatttcctcaaaggtTGGTGCAGCAAAAGAAAAGCACCCATTTCAACGAGATGTTAGAGATGTTCAAACGAGTTAACATCAACATCCCGTTTCTCGAGGCAATTAATCAAATCCCTGTATATGCTAAATTCCTTAAGGATTTGTGTACacaaaagcgcaagcttaat ttaggtcttggagagttaaaACCAACACCTATAACTCTTCAATTGGCGGACAGATccgtcaaagttcctcgtggtgtggttGAGGACGTTTTAATCAAGGTTGATAAGTTTTATTTTCCCGTGGACTTCATTGTTTTAGATACTCAACCTCTGCAAAACCatgactgtcacattcctgtaaTTTTAGGACGTCCCttcttggcgacgtccaatgcaatTATAaactgtcgtaatggagtgttgaaactgtcgtTTGGTAACATGAATGTGGAattgaatgtgtttaatgttagtcaacagccTATGGATCTTGATGATAATGATGTGCATGAAATTAATATGATTGAAAGCTTGATTCAAGATTCACTGTCTAACACTTTATCAGTTGATCCTTTGCAAGCATGTATGGAAAATATTAACTTGGATCTGTATGATTCTGAGTACATTAGTGAAGTCCactctttgctcgaatctgtgcCTCATATGGACgtcactaaatggcagactaaAGTGGAACTACTCCCACTTTCTGATTCCAAGTCtgttccatctcttgttgagCCACCAAAGCTTGAACTGAAACCATTGCCTGATACTCTTAAATATGCATTTTTGGGATCTTCCAATACTTTTCCTGTAGTCATTTCATCTGCATTAGATATataa